Proteins co-encoded in one Paracrocinitomix mangrovi genomic window:
- a CDS encoding T9SS type A sorting domain-containing protein — protein MSRITLLTLCTFFLNLSFAQINVQWEARYENPANFIDQAVDLELDAAGNTYVTGTSFNGSNYDWVTVKYDANGVEQWVMSYGGSGLDEAEAMAMDSNGDIVVTGSRFIGGNDWDIAVVKYDGTTGAQLWAQVYTGSSNFDGGKDITTDSNNDVILTGTYSFSSTDIDWIVIKYNSAGVFQWDDTNGTPDNDEGKVIIADASNNYYVAGHSEFSSGSTYFDFLLMKYNSAGTQLGSVTQDAGFNGLDTPHAIDLDASGNIFVGGQGFNALDEEDYVLMKFNNSLAHQWTRTYAGNYTGLDRINALAVDQTSGNIFVTGRSKSNESSEDFYTIAYNTAGVVLWDDRYTSAGLNFDEATDIQIAASGFVYITGYTFNSGSNNDYTTVKYSSTGTLEWDTKFNGPSGLSDQAAKLRLDPAENIFVTGKSHGGVTNLDYSTIKYCQLTTVASADAAICNGQSVALSATGGINITWAVLSGDMGSLSCTNCSSTTASPNTTSVYTVSSESASGCIDYDTVTVTVNAIPSPTIYNDTPLDFCVGGSVILYTDSYAGYSWNTSATDSFIVANTAGTYTVTITDVNGCQNSTNAVVTTYGLPSVDAGTAVSVCPGSSTTLSASGATTYVWDTDITLSQLNISNPVATPTADPTWYYVTGTDGNGCQNNDSVQVSWFTLPVVNAGLDDQVCVGDSVQLGATGALTYVWNASTSLSSTTVANPYAFPTSITTYTVTGTDGNGCTDQDNVTISTLSLPNVNAGTTDSHCLGDSTHIFASGALTWQWVNDNDLSNLNTSNPWASNTIDKWFYVYGTDVNGCTNIDSVEITVDPLPNVTAGPDISICTGDSVQLNATGADTYVWDSHPTFLSPTNVSNPWVKPIVQTTYVFTGTNTTTGCENTTDITVSLNALPNIDAGLDTSMCIGDSLQLMATGGVTYIWSNASTLSSNIIADPWSFTTTDVTYYLDGYDANGCFGEDSIHVIVNPLPSAPAILEVGQWLISSYNSGNQWYLNGSPVAGATNDSLNWVDQAQNGSYTLLYTDANGCQSFSPSNNIIIIDDIGFEENNAIEVKMYPNPTNGLLNIELGEDIDMLFVTTLNGKVLMLEQNILSGIKQIDLSELPTGVYMIQIVKDDRVLNRRIVKQ, from the coding sequence ATGTCAAGAATAACACTACTTACACTGTGTACATTTTTCTTGAACCTATCTTTCGCTCAGATTAACGTGCAATGGGAAGCACGTTATGAGAACCCCGCAAATTTTATAGATCAAGCAGTGGATCTGGAGTTGGATGCAGCAGGTAATACCTATGTAACAGGTACTTCTTTTAATGGTTCTAATTACGATTGGGTCACTGTAAAATATGATGCAAACGGAGTTGAACAATGGGTGATGTCTTATGGAGGAAGTGGATTGGATGAAGCTGAAGCCATGGCCATGGATAGTAATGGTGATATTGTGGTTACCGGATCTAGATTCATTGGAGGAAATGATTGGGACATAGCAGTTGTTAAGTATGACGGTACGACTGGTGCTCAGTTATGGGCTCAGGTTTATACCGGTTCATCAAATTTTGATGGAGGAAAAGATATTACTACAGATTCTAATAATGATGTAATTCTTACTGGAACTTATTCTTTTAGCTCAACAGACATTGACTGGATTGTAATTAAATATAATTCAGCCGGAGTATTTCAATGGGATGACACAAATGGTACTCCTGATAATGATGAAGGAAAAGTAATTATTGCTGATGCTTCAAATAACTATTATGTAGCAGGACACTCCGAATTCTCTTCAGGATCTACCTATTTTGACTTTTTGTTAATGAAATACAATTCTGCCGGAACTCAGTTAGGGAGTGTTACGCAAGATGCAGGTTTTAATGGACTGGATACACCTCATGCAATAGACTTAGATGCATCAGGAAATATTTTTGTTGGAGGACAAGGTTTTAATGCTTTAGATGAAGAAGACTATGTTTTAATGAAGTTTAATAACTCTTTGGCGCACCAATGGACAAGAACTTATGCAGGTAACTATACAGGATTGGATAGAATAAATGCCTTAGCTGTTGACCAAACTTCAGGAAATATTTTTGTTACTGGTAGAAGTAAATCCAACGAATCATCAGAAGATTTCTATACAATTGCTTATAACACTGCTGGAGTGGTGTTGTGGGATGATAGATATACCAGTGCCGGATTAAATTTTGATGAGGCAACGGATATTCAAATTGCAGCTTCAGGATTCGTTTATATTACTGGTTATACGTTTAATTCAGGATCAAATAATGATTATACAACGGTAAAATATTCTAGTACTGGAACTTTAGAGTGGGATACTAAGTTTAATGGACCTTCAGGATTGTCAGATCAAGCAGCTAAGTTAAGATTAGATCCAGCGGAGAATATTTTCGTTACAGGTAAAAGTCATGGTGGAGTTACCAATTTGGACTATAGTACAATCAAATATTGTCAATTGACAACTGTTGCTTCTGCAGATGCAGCCATATGTAATGGACAATCAGTGGCTTTGTCAGCTACAGGTGGAATTAATATAACTTGGGCAGTATTAAGTGGAGATATGGGAAGTTTATCTTGTACAAACTGTTCTTCTACAACTGCTTCTCCTAATACAACTTCTGTTTATACAGTTAGTAGTGAGAGCGCTTCAGGATGTATTGATTATGATACCGTAACAGTAACAGTTAATGCTATTCCTTCTCCGACCATATATAATGATACTCCTTTGGATTTTTGTGTTGGAGGTTCAGTGATTTTATATACTGATTCTTATGCTGGATATTCTTGGAATACTAGTGCAACTGATAGTTTTATAGTTGCCAACACTGCAGGAACATACACTGTTACAATTACTGATGTGAATGGATGTCAAAACTCTACAAATGCAGTAGTTACTACTTATGGATTGCCTTCAGTTGACGCCGGAACGGCCGTTTCAGTTTGTCCAGGTAGCTCAACTACTTTAAGTGCGAGTGGAGCAACCACATATGTGTGGGATACAGATATTACTTTATCTCAATTGAATATTTCAAATCCGGTTGCTACTCCAACTGCTGATCCAACCTGGTATTATGTTACAGGAACTGATGGAAATGGTTGTCAAAATAATGATTCGGTTCAAGTAAGTTGGTTTACATTACCAGTAGTAAATGCAGGATTAGATGATCAAGTTTGTGTTGGTGATTCGGTTCAATTAGGAGCTACTGGAGCATTAACTTATGTTTGGAATGCATCTACTAGTTTGTCGAGTACAACTGTTGCTAATCCATACGCTTTCCCTACTTCTATTACAACTTATACTGTGACAGGAACAGATGGAAATGGATGTACGGATCAGGATAACGTGACAATTTCAACTTTGTCTTTGCCTAATGTAAATGCAGGTACAACAGATTCACACTGTTTGGGAGATTCAACACATATTTTTGCGAGTGGAGCACTAACTTGGCAATGGGTGAATGATAACGATTTATCAAATTTAAATACGTCTAACCCTTGGGCTTCTAATACCATTGATAAATGGTTTTATGTTTATGGAACTGATGTAAATGGATGTACAAATATAGATTCAGTTGAAATTACTGTAGATCCATTACCGAATGTAACTGCCGGTCCTGATATTTCAATATGTACAGGTGATTCAGTTCAGTTGAATGCTACAGGTGCCGATACTTATGTTTGGGATTCTCATCCAACATTTTTATCTCCTACAAACGTATCAAACCCGTGGGTAAAACCAATTGTACAAACTACTTATGTATTTACTGGAACTAACACTACTACGGGATGTGAAAATACTACGGATATCACTGTAAGTTTAAATGCACTGCCTAATATTGATGCAGGTTTAGATACATCAATGTGTATAGGAGATTCTTTGCAATTGATGGCAACTGGAGGAGTTACTTATATATGGAGCAATGCTTCTACATTATCAAGCAATATTATTGCTGATCCATGGTCATTTACTACTACAGATGTTACTTATTATTTAGATGGATATGATGCTAACGGTTGTTTTGGTGAAGATTCAATTCATGTTATAGTGAATCCTTTACCATCTGCCCCTGCAATTTTAGAAGTAGGGCAGTGGTTAATTTCATCTTATAATTCAGGAAATCAATGGTATTTGAATGGAAGTCCGGTAGCAGGAGCTACAAATGATTCCTTAAACTGGGTAGATCAAGCACAAAATGGATCATATACTTTGCTTTATACTGATGCTAACGGATGTCAAAGTTTTTCTCCTTCAAACAACATTATCATTATTGATGATATAGGATTTGAAGAGAACAATGCTATTGAAGTTAAGATGTATCCTAATCCAACAAATGGATTACTTAACATTGAACTTGGAGAAGACATTGATATGTTATTCGTTACTACATTAAACGGTAAAGTTTTAATGTTAGAGCAAAATATCTTATCAGGTATCAAACAAATTGATTTGTCAGAACTTCCTACTGGAGTTTACATGATTCAAATTGTTAAGGATGACCGCGTGTTAAATAGAAGAATTGTAAAGCAATAA
- a CDS encoding PKD domain-containing protein encodes MMRKLLLLLILFVSTYSFATHVVGGEIIYQHVGGSSYILTLKLYRDCDPASVDFPNSTTVIVDEGDGTSYGSFNLPMLIRDTLNPALDTCAFDPGICVEEAIYQSVVSLPPGSGGYHLHYTLCCRNGSIDNINNPLNARETFYAYVPDNNIYLTNSSPVITNFPPVYVCNQQDLSLDFGATDADGDSLVYSFYTPYDGVNGGGISYNAATPPNNFQASPVTWLPSFSATSPLDPAGSPGLTIDPQTGFITGSPVMQGQFVVGVRVDEYRDGTLIGRITRDFQFNVVNCPPPQDAGIGPVDACSGLSITFDNQSGAGANGFWWDFGTGNPADTSIVYEPTFAYPSIGTYPITLIAQKGTLCADTAYYNMIVSGLVPDFNAPDTVCIGEAAQFTDLSVPAANGNVNAWEWDFGDGSTSNLQNPTHAYGASGDYTVQLIAYTDVGCVDTFTQDIHVKIPPQAGITPMPGCNGLSVTFGNNSDPGATGLWWEFGTSFPADTSILSNPTFNYTGYGVYTVTLVAQKGTACADTATYDITLSDVTSDFTAPDTTCSNVLVSFTDASFTSGGGAIDTWQWDFDGAGSSTQQNPNIGFATAGTYNVQLISSSDLGCIDSITIPIVVIDAPIADIGPTDFCAGLTIDFANNSGPGSNGFHWDFGTGNPADTSDLQNPTFTYPGFGSYTVTLTAQSGTVCQTIATLPIIVSEINADFVAADTACQGSIIAFNDASTTQAGTTITDWDWNFGDLNVSSQQNPQHSYNTSGTIPVQLIVESNIGCIDTITYDVEIMAPPVANAGLDTAVCVSNPSYQLNGAVVNVTGGVWSGNGGVFTPSAANLTATYFPSLGELNAGSTDLVLTTAATPYCAADTDTITIFYLSTPTIDAGLTIEVCDDTTYIQMDGTVQFATNIVWTTTGAGSFNDDSQLDAIYTFSPGEIVAGDSILFMVETFNFSGCPDDQDSVWLFFNSPPTMNVVFDDTVCAGFPIPLNSNSTTGNGLWTTSGDGIFNPDSSDATLYDHGANDEANGNVTIYFESLDNGGCPTLYDTLLITIVPSPDPGFSFVETCFGTQTVFTDSSSSIDPITNWDWTFEPGQTSTSQNPTYNFLSPGVHPVQLIVTSANGCQDTLIVDVTSHYIPNPNFVVPFPCIEPFTQFIDSSTVVGDSIVSWSWDFGDGSGNSNQQNPTYVYGGTSVYSINLSVTSGFGCTNDTTIATQIFQGPNGGFNFNPTSGNVGQDIYFSDASTADVNPIVNWLYNFGDSTGIFGGPDAVHVYDPEGEYTVTYIVIDAVGCTDTVTAIIPVYHGPLVPSAFTPNGDGNNDFLMILGGNFSSVDFKIYNNWGEVIYETIDPNDQGWDGTYKGVDQPLGVYVYTAVVTTFDGEEHVLKGDVSLIR; translated from the coding sequence ATGATGAGAAAATTACTACTTCTACTTATTCTATTCGTGTCGACTTATTCATTTGCAACTCACGTAGTTGGTGGTGAAATCATATACCAACATGTTGGTGGGTCGTCATATATTTTAACGCTAAAACTTTACAGAGATTGTGATCCTGCTTCGGTAGATTTCCCAAATTCAACTACAGTTATTGTTGATGAAGGAGACGGAACATCTTATGGAAGCTTCAACTTACCTATGTTGATTAGGGATACATTAAATCCTGCTTTGGATACGTGTGCCTTTGATCCTGGTATTTGTGTTGAGGAGGCTATTTATCAGTCTGTAGTTTCACTTCCTCCTGGTTCAGGTGGATATCACTTACACTACACCTTGTGCTGTAGAAACGGAAGTATTGACAACATCAATAACCCCTTAAATGCGAGGGAAACTTTTTACGCATATGTACCGGACAACAATATTTACTTGACTAACTCAAGTCCTGTAATTACTAATTTCCCTCCTGTTTACGTATGCAATCAACAAGATTTAAGTTTGGATTTTGGTGCTACAGATGCTGATGGAGATTCATTAGTGTACTCATTTTATACTCCTTATGATGGTGTAAACGGTGGTGGGATTTCATATAATGCAGCAACGCCTCCCAACAATTTTCAAGCAAGTCCTGTAACTTGGTTGCCTAGCTTTAGTGCTACAAGTCCTTTAGATCCTGCCGGTTCCCCTGGATTAACTATAGATCCTCAAACTGGTTTTATTACAGGATCTCCGGTGATGCAAGGGCAGTTTGTCGTTGGAGTTCGAGTTGATGAATATAGAGATGGAACCTTAATTGGTAGAATAACCAGGGATTTCCAATTTAATGTTGTGAATTGTCCTCCACCTCAAGATGCAGGTATAGGTCCAGTTGACGCCTGTAGTGGTTTAAGTATCACTTTTGACAATCAATCTGGAGCCGGAGCAAATGGATTTTGGTGGGATTTTGGAACAGGAAACCCTGCAGATACATCTATAGTGTATGAACCTACATTTGCATATCCAAGTATCGGAACATATCCAATTACTCTAATTGCTCAAAAAGGGACACTTTGCGCAGATACGGCATATTATAATATGATTGTTTCAGGATTGGTTCCTGATTTTAATGCTCCTGACACTGTATGTATTGGAGAAGCGGCTCAATTTACTGACTTGTCAGTACCTGCTGCCAACGGAAATGTAAATGCATGGGAATGGGATTTTGGCGACGGTTCAACCTCGAATTTACAAAACCCTACACATGCATACGGAGCATCCGGAGATTACACAGTACAACTAATAGCATATACTGATGTAGGATGTGTAGACACCTTTACACAAGATATTCATGTAAAAATTCCTCCTCAGGCAGGAATCACTCCAATGCCTGGTTGTAACGGACTTTCGGTGACATTTGGAAACAATTCTGACCCTGGAGCTACAGGTTTGTGGTGGGAATTTGGGACAAGTTTCCCAGCGGATACATCAATTCTATCTAATCCAACATTTAATTATACTGGGTACGGAGTATACACTGTTACCTTAGTAGCACAAAAAGGAACGGCATGTGCGGATACTGCAACATATGACATTACCTTATCTGATGTGACTTCTGATTTTACAGCTCCTGACACAACTTGTTCCAACGTTTTAGTATCATTTACGGATGCATCTTTCACATCAGGTGGAGGAGCAATTGATACATGGCAATGGGATTTTGATGGTGCAGGATCTTCAACTCAGCAAAATCCAAATATCGGATTTGCCACAGCTGGAACTTATAATGTGCAACTTATTTCTTCTTCAGACCTTGGATGTATAGATTCTATTACCATTCCAATTGTAGTTATAGATGCACCAATTGCTGATATAGGGCCTACAGATTTTTGTGCTGGTTTGACTATTGATTTTGCTAATAATTCAGGACCGGGATCTAATGGATTCCACTGGGACTTTGGAACAGGTAACCCAGCCGATACAAGTGACTTGCAAAACCCAACTTTTACATATCCAGGATTCGGAAGTTATACAGTTACATTAACCGCTCAATCTGGAACGGTTTGTCAGACAATAGCTACCTTACCTATTATTGTATCAGAAATTAATGCAGATTTTGTTGCTGCTGATACAGCTTGTCAAGGTTCAATTATTGCATTTAATGATGCTTCAACAACACAAGCAGGTACTACAATTACAGATTGGGATTGGAATTTTGGAGATTTGAATGTTTCATCTCAACAAAACCCTCAACACTCTTATAACACAAGTGGAACTATTCCGGTTCAATTAATTGTTGAATCAAATATTGGATGTATTGACACTATTACTTATGATGTAGAGATAATGGCGCCTCCAGTAGCTAATGCAGGTTTAGATACTGCTGTTTGTGTTTCAAATCCTTCATACCAATTGAATGGAGCTGTTGTTAATGTGACAGGAGGAGTTTGGTCAGGAAATGGAGGTGTTTTCACGCCATCTGCAGCAAACCTAACCGCTACTTATTTCCCATCATTAGGTGAATTAAATGCAGGTTCAACAGACTTAGTATTAACAACTGCCGCCACTCCTTATTGTGCTGCTGATACTGATACAATTACAATATTCTACCTAAGTACTCCAACAATTGATGCTGGTTTAACCATTGAAGTTTGTGACGACACAACGTACATTCAGATGGACGGAACTGTTCAATTTGCTACCAATATTGTATGGACTACAACAGGAGCAGGAAGTTTTAATGACGATAGCCAATTAGATGCGATATATACTTTCTCACCTGGAGAAATTGTTGCTGGAGATTCAATTCTATTTATGGTAGAGACATTTAATTTCTCTGGATGTCCTGATGATCAAGATTCAGTATGGCTATTCTTCAATTCACCTCCTACAATGAATGTAGTATTTGATGATACTGTATGTGCTGGATTCCCTATTCCTTTGAATTCAAATTCAACAACAGGAAATGGTTTATGGACTACTTCTGGAGACGGTATATTTAATCCTGATAGTTCAGACGCGACATTATACGATCACGGAGCAAATGATGAAGCAAACGGAAACGTAACAATTTATTTCGAATCACTAGATAATGGAGGTTGTCCAACCTTGTATGATACACTATTAATTACAATTGTGCCTTCTCCAGATCCTGGATTCTCATTTGTAGAAACTTGTTTTGGAACACAAACCGTGTTTACAGATTCATCTTCTTCAATTGACCCTATTACAAATTGGGACTGGACATTTGAACCTGGACAAACTTCTACTTCACAGAATCCTACTTACAACTTCTTAAGTCCAGGAGTACATCCGGTACAGTTGATCGTTACTTCAGCTAATGGATGCCAGGACACATTAATAGTTGACGTTACATCTCATTACATTCCAAATCCGAATTTCGTGGTTCCTTTCCCTTGTATAGAGCCGTTTACTCAATTTATTGACTCTTCAACTGTCGTTGGTGATTCAATTGTTTCATGGTCTTGGGATTTTGGAGATGGTTCAGGAAATAGCAACCAACAAAATCCAACTTATGTATATGGTGGAACTTCAGTTTATTCAATAAACTTGTCTGTAACATCTGGATTTGGTTGTACAAATGACACAACTATTGCTACTCAAATATTCCAAGGACCAAATGGAGGATTTAATTTTAACCCAACAAGTGGAAATGTTGGTCAAGACATATATTTCTCTGATGCTTCTACTGCAGATGTAAATCCTATAGTAAACTGGTTGTATAATTTTGGAGATAGTACAGGAATTTTTGGTGGACCTGATGCTGTACACGTTTATGATCCAGAAGGAGAATACACTGTAACTTACATTGTGATTGATGCCGTTGGATGTACAGATACTGTAACAGCTATTATACCGGTTTATCACGGACCACTAGTTCCTTCTGCTTTTACACCTAATGGAGACGGGAACAATGATTTCTTAATGATTTTAGGAGGAAACTTCTCATCAGTTGATTTTAAAATCTACAATAACTGGGGTGAAGTAATTTATGAAACTATTGATCCTAATGATCAAGGTTGGGACGGAACTTACAAAGGCGTAGATCAGCCGCTTGGAGTTTATGTCTATACAGCAGTGGTGACGACCTTTGATGGTGAAGAACACGTATTAAAAGGAGATGTCTCACTCATAAGATAA
- a CDS encoding PorP/SprF family type IX secretion system membrane protein, with protein sequence MKKFLVLLCFSVSGAIANAQDFHLSQWDAAAINANPGMTGVFKGDYRIHGHFRTQWSAVATRPFTTGLVSFDANKGKYGWGVQAANFNAGAGSYNVISVLPSFAWKFGLDKKRQHFITLGASVGIFQKSIKISQLTFADEYSPYNGGQFSNSTNESFGDANKLNLDANVGFMYYYANPSARVNPFGGFSVFHVNRPSESFIQDNANKLPFRYQGILAARVVITDKVSIIPKVLWQYQEQAMELNYSGLAQFYLEAYDLFLLAGGTYRSKDAAIAEVGLKYGNWIGRFSYDINTSTLNNASNGRGGSELSVTYTFSKPDPNPVPTCPKL encoded by the coding sequence ATGAAAAAATTCTTAGTATTACTTTGTTTTAGCGTTTCCGGTGCTATTGCCAATGCTCAGGACTTCCATTTATCACAGTGGGATGCTGCAGCTATTAATGCAAACCCGGGAATGACTGGAGTGTTCAAGGGAGATTACAGAATCCATGGACATTTTAGAACGCAATGGTCAGCAGTGGCAACAAGACCATTCACAACAGGATTGGTTTCTTTTGATGCCAATAAAGGAAAATATGGTTGGGGTGTTCAAGCAGCTAATTTTAATGCAGGAGCCGGTTCATATAATGTGATTAGCGTATTACCGTCTTTTGCATGGAAGTTTGGATTAGATAAGAAAAGACAACATTTTATTACACTTGGTGCATCAGTGGGAATCTTTCAAAAATCAATTAAAATTTCTCAATTGACATTTGCTGATGAATATTCACCTTACAACGGTGGTCAATTTTCTAATTCAACAAATGAGTCGTTTGGAGATGCAAACAAATTGAACTTAGATGCCAATGTTGGTTTTATGTATTACTATGCAAATCCAAGTGCAAGAGTTAATCCATTTGGTGGTTTTTCAGTATTTCATGTAAACAGACCATCTGAATCATTTATTCAGGATAACGCCAATAAATTACCATTTAGATATCAAGGTATTTTAGCTGCACGTGTAGTAATTACAGATAAAGTTTCAATAATCCCTAAAGTTCTTTGGCAATATCAAGAACAAGCAATGGAATTAAATTATTCTGGATTAGCACAGTTTTATCTTGAAGCCTATGACTTATTTTTATTAGCAGGTGGAACTTACAGAAGTAAAGATGCCGCAATTGCAGAAGTAGGTCTAAAATATGGTAATTGGATCGGAAGATTTAGTTATGACATTAACACTTCTACCTTGAACAATGCTTCAAACGGAAGAGGTGGTAGTGAACTTTCAGTAACATACACATTCAGCAAACCTGATCCAAATCCGGTTCCAACTTGTCCTAAATTATGA
- a CDS encoding OmpA family protein, with protein MMKRIFAYCFLYFVVQGVAFGQTNKELLKLGDAAMVNGQYTNAVHYYSYILFKIQSGEDAMYYPFGVETAYKEPVKDENGAIAPPSDPNEKEIRVIHKLADAYRLADDYANAEKWYVSALEHPNEEFPYAKYFYGISLMYNEKFEEAKKAFEEFQTENGDPDNKYYKLATDKMASCQFALNPINTKDKVSVSKMDDNINKGSTSFGLQFVSDDFLIFSSARTDETPDSLLTEERHPLEMYMLDIYTVKKNEDGTYQKAEKFPYELNSAEYHEGSVVISNDGNVLFFTRMDPNNINETKIYVSRKYNNQWMPPRPMDNNVNMSGFRSKNPHLSGDGTTLFFSSNRPGGEGGMDIWQTTIDANGNTTEPQNLGTSINTGENEITPFYHDNTKTLYFSSGGRIGFGGMDIFMSTWNDEIEWYNQAVNAGAPINSSRDDSYFVIDEKLQNGFVTSDREACQECDSIYNLQVHCNRIYEISRPEMKFYISGYVYDMATNEVIPGAKVEFKDVSYKWDHFELIADENGYYEKELIPNLELFMRASQKDYFADKAIVITKGKTESKNFTQDFYLEKIPKGEITIEGIEYDFDSANLRPESKKILDNLIEFLELNSNLKIEIRSHTDERGNDNYNLNLSERRAQSVVDYLVDNGIPRERLVPKGYGETMPAEIPSESGEIVTLTPDYIRAIPNEEKREEYHQRNRRTAFFVLEQN; from the coding sequence ATGATGAAAAGAATTTTTGCATATTGCTTTCTATATTTCGTTGTACAGGGCGTTGCTTTTGGACAAACGAACAAAGAACTTTTAAAATTAGGAGATGCTGCCATGGTTAATGGTCAGTATACTAATGCAGTTCATTATTACTCATATATACTTTTTAAAATTCAATCAGGTGAAGATGCCATGTACTATCCTTTTGGAGTAGAAACAGCATATAAAGAACCTGTAAAAGATGAAAACGGAGCCATTGCACCACCATCTGATCCTAATGAGAAAGAAATTAGAGTAATACACAAATTGGCTGATGCTTATAGATTAGCTGATGACTACGCTAATGCTGAAAAATGGTATGTATCTGCTTTGGAACATCCAAATGAGGAGTTTCCTTATGCCAAGTACTTTTATGGAATTTCATTGATGTACAATGAGAAATTTGAAGAAGCTAAAAAAGCATTTGAAGAATTTCAAACTGAAAACGGTGATCCTGATAACAAATACTACAAATTAGCTACTGATAAAATGGCTAGCTGTCAATTTGCATTGAATCCTATCAATACAAAAGATAAAGTATCAGTATCTAAGATGGATGATAATATTAATAAAGGTTCAACTAGTTTTGGTCTTCAATTTGTTTCAGATGATTTCTTGATTTTCTCATCAGCTAGAACAGATGAAACACCTGATTCACTTTTAACTGAAGAAAGGCATCCGCTTGAAATGTATATGTTGGATATCTATACTGTAAAGAAAAATGAGGACGGAACTTATCAAAAAGCTGAAAAATTCCCTTATGAATTAAACTCTGCCGAATATCATGAAGGTAGTGTAGTTATTTCAAATGACGGGAATGTTTTATTCTTTACGAGAATGGATCCTAACAATATCAATGAAACTAAAATATATGTTTCTAGAAAGTATAACAATCAATGGATGCCACCTCGTCCTATGGATAACAACGTAAACATGAGTGGATTTAGATCAAAGAATCCACATTTATCAGGTGACGGTACTACCTTATTCTTTTCTTCAAATAGACCTGGAGGTGAAGGAGGAATGGATATTTGGCAAACTACTATTGATGCTAATGGTAATACTACAGAGCCTCAAAACCTTGGTACATCAATTAATACCGGAGAAAATGAGATCACTCCTTTCTATCATGACAACACAAAAACACTTTACTTCTCATCTGGAGGTAGAATTGGATTTGGAGGAATGGATATTTTCATGAGTACATGGAATGACGAAATTGAATGGTATAATCAAGCTGTAAATGCAGGAGCTCCGATCAATTCTTCAAGAGATGACAGCTATTTCGTAATTGATGAAAAATTACAAAACGGTTTTGTGACGTCTGATAGAGAAGCTTGTCAAGAATGTGATTCTATTTACAACTTGCAAGTTCATTGTAACAGAATTTATGAAATCTCTAGACCTGAAATGAAGTTCTACATCTCAGGTTATGTTTATGACATGGCAACTAATGAGGTGATTCCGGGAGCAAAAGTTGAATTTAAGGATGTAAGCTATAAGTGGGATCACTTTGAGTTAATTGCTGATGAAAATGGTTATTACGAAAAAGAGTTGATTCCTAATCTTGAATTGTTCATGAGAGCTTCACAAAAAGATTATTTTGCCGATAAAGCCATTGTTATTACTAAAGGAAAAACAGAATCAAAGAACTTTACACAAGATTTTTACTTAGAAAAGATTCCTAAGGGAGAGATTACAATTGAAGGTATTGAGTACGACTTTGACTCTGCTAATTTAAGACCTGAATCAAAAAAGATTTTGGATAACCTTATTGAATTCCTTGAATTGAATAGCAACCTTAAAATTGAGATTAGATCACATACAGATGAAAGAGGTAATGATAATTACAACTTAAATTTATCTGAAAGAAGAGCACAGTCTGTTGTTGACTACTTGGTAGATAATGGAATTCCAAGAGAAAGATTGGTACCAAAAGGATACGGTGAAACAATGCCTGCTGAAATTCCATCAGAAAGTGGAGAAATAGTAACATTGACACCAGATTATATCCGTGCTATTCCTAACGAAGAAAAAAGAGAAGAATATCACCAAAGAAACAGAAGAACTGCATTCTTTGTATTGGAGCAGAACTAA